GCAGGGGCTGGTGGTGCTTGGTTTCCCCTGCAACCAGTTTGGTAAGCAGGAACCCGGTGACGCCGAGGAAATCGCGCGGACCTGCCATATTAACTACGGCGTGAGCTTCCCGATGTTCGCGAAAGTCGAGGTCAACGGAGCCGCATCGCATCCGGTGTTTCGTTATCTGAAACATCAACTGCCAGGCGTGATGGGGGGCCGAGTCAAGTGGAACTTCACAAAGTTCCTGATTGGCCGGGACGGAAAACCGCTGAAGCGTTTTGCGCCGTTCACTACCCCGGAAAAAATGGAGGCCGCAATCGTGGCTGCACTTAAAATTTGACAGTATCCGTCACTGGAAAAATGAGGTTGGGCGTTGCCCTGGTGTCGCGGATGTACGTTGCACCATAGCCCGGCCACGGAAGGTTTGTCGGCCGCAGGCCGGAACCAGCCTGTAGCGTAATACCATAAAGGTGAATAATGACTATTCAGGTTTTAATTCCAGACGATTATCAGCTTGCCACTCAGGCACTCACTTTTCTCCACAACCATGATAAGTTCCGCTGTACTTCGCTTGGGGATTTAACGAAAAGCGCTCAGGCAGACGAGGCGCTTTTGAATGCTCAGGCATTAATCCTTATTCGTGAAAGAACCTTGGTTGATGAGGCATTTTTACGCCGGGCACCGCATCTAAAGCTGATCAGCCAAACGGGTAAATTAGCAAGAAATGTTGATATTAAAGCCTGTACTCGGGCAGGTGTTGCGCTAGTCGAAGGCGTGGGTTCTCCGGTGGCTCCGGCAGAATTAACCTGGTTATTAATTATGGCCTCGAGACGTAAACTGGTTTCCTCAGTGAATGCGATGAGGGAAGGGCGATGGCAAACGGAAATAGGATCTGCGGTCAGTAAACAGGTCATTGGTATTCTTGGGTTCGGCAAGATAGGTAAACGCATTGCAAGTTATGCGCAGGCATTTGATATGCAGGTTCAGGTTTGGGGAAGTGACCGGGCTAAGGAGGAGGCGCGGTCTGCCGGGTTGCTGGTGCCGGATAACCGTGAACAGTTTTTTGCTACATCCGATATTGTCACCGTGCACCAGCGCTTAGTGGCGCAAACAGAGGGTAACATTACCTTTGCCGATCTGTCAGCGATGAAGGCCGATGCCTTGTTCGTGAATACCAGCCGTGCGGAACTGGTTGCGGAAGGGGCACTTTACGAAGCGCTAAAACTGGGTTGTCCTGGCTATGCCGCGCTGGATGTTTACGAGGATGAACCCGTCTATAACCCAACTAACCCTTATTTAAGTATGCCGAATGTATTGTGTACTCCCCATCTTGGCTATGTAGAGCAGGCCAGTTACGATTTATATTTCAAAGTGGCATTTGATAATGTAATTCGGTATTTCGAAGGGGATAGGTCGCAGGTGATAAATTTATCCTTTTGATAATAAGTAACGTTCAAAAGAGATAACGTTAGATGTCACCGGAGTGCAGGCTAATTTGCACTCCTCGCTGTGAATAATGTGGTACCCAGGGGTTAAACGTGAAGATGAGATTTTATTTCATTTTTCTCTCTGGTTGCCCACGCTGTTTTTATTGAAAGCATCAAGTAAAACCGCTTTCTAAAATACGCCGTCCTGAACTCTTCAT
This Klebsiella michiganensis DNA region includes the following protein-coding sequences:
- a CDS encoding 3-phosphoglycerate dehydrogenase, whose amino-acid sequence is MTIQVLIPDDYQLATQALTFLHNHDKFRCTSLGDLTKSAQADEALLNAQALILIRERTLVDEAFLRRAPHLKLISQTGKLARNVDIKACTRAGVALVEGVGSPVAPAELTWLLIMASRRKLVSSVNAMREGRWQTEIGSAVSKQVIGILGFGKIGKRIASYAQAFDMQVQVWGSDRAKEEARSAGLLVPDNREQFFATSDIVTVHQRLVAQTEGNITFADLSAMKADALFVNTSRAELVAEGALYEALKLGCPGYAALDVYEDEPVYNPTNPYLSMPNVLCTPHLGYVEQASYDLYFKVAFDNVIRYFEGDRSQVINLSF
- a CDS encoding glutathione peroxidase — protein: MNSFHQLTATSLTGQQISMSDYAGKLVLVVNTASQCGFTPQYAGLEALYKKYAAQGLVVLGFPCNQFGKQEPGDAEEIARTCHINYGVSFPMFAKVEVNGAASHPVFRYLKHQLPGVMGGRVKWNFTKFLIGRDGKPLKRFAPFTTPEKMEAAIVAALKI